CTCCCGCACCGCCGGATAAATTTTGTCCATGTCATCTCGCTGGACACAGGGACACTCTCTGCTGCTATGTCCGCCAAAGCAGCCTTTACAGCCGTGGATGCTCATGCCATCCAGGAAAAATTCTGTTACAGTATGACCGGCACTTTCCGCGCCGTCGGTAAACGCTTTAACCAGCGCGGAGGTGTTTCTGTTTCTGCGGGGACTGCCATTGAGAATGACAATTTTCTTGGGCATGGTGTTTTTCCTCCTTAAAACTTCTCTGCCAGAGCCGCCGCCTGTTTACAGCCGTCTGTCTTAGCAATATCACCGACATTCAGCACGCCCGGAACCAGAACCTCGCCCACCATCTTCCACTTCATCAGTGCGGCAGAGCGTTCTATGGGGACGCCCACACCGTCAAAGACGGACATATCATCTTCTTCACAGCAGGCAATCACAGCACACTCCTTGCCCGCAGTATCCTTGCCGCCCACCACAAAAGAGAACAGGCGGTCAATGACGCCCTTAATCTGTGCGGGGATGGAATACCAGTAGACGGGCATGGAGAAAACCACTGCGTCGGCCTCCAGAATAGCGGGGGTAATCGCGTTGAAGTCGTCGTCAAAGGAGCAGGCTTTTCCAGTCTTAAAGCAGGTTTCGCAAGCCCGACAGCCGCACACATTTTTCAGCGCGGCGGGAAACAGGCAGGAAGAACGGGCGCAAAGCGCATGCGGACGGTTAGAAGTCCTTTCCGTGGGTAAGTAGTATAAAACCCTTACCCTGTGGATTTTCGCGTCTGTAATGCCTTAAAAGTCAAGCCTTTTCAAGCCCTATTGCGTAACACTCCATTCTGTTCTTTGGGAGAGGTCGGGGGCGCGGGGGCAGAGCCACTGCAAAACCTACCGATAGTCACAGCAGTAGTGCAGACGGTCTGGATAGGCGGAACGGGGCAAAGTGCAGATTGCTTTTCGTAATTGGGTATGGTATAGTTTTCCCAGTACAAACCGATAAATCGGGATTTGCAGATGAATTTCTTGAACTTTCCTTATTTTTCAAGGCTTTTAGAGCCTTATATAGTGAATTGATATGTATTTTCCCTTGTTTTTGCCCTTATGGGTATTTTACAAGGGAAAGTTTTTGTGAAATGTACTTAATCGTTGCCTGCCACTTTATCTAAGAGCCTTGCGGAAGTCCGCTTTGCTTCCCTTGTGGCATGGGCATACACATTCATTGTGGTACTTACGTCAGAGTGTCCCAAGAGTTCCTGCACGTCCTTCGGCGCTGCGCCGTTTGACAGCAGATTGCTTGTATAAGTATGGCGGAGCTGGTGGAAGTGAAAGCCCTCAAACCCGTCCAGTTTCTTTGCCAGTGTCCGGCAGACGATACTCAATGTACTCGGTGTTTCAAGGCAGCCGTCCGGTCTTAAACATACAAATGAAATCTCGTTGTAATCCGCCGGAATGTCCTGCGTGCTCTCCAAGTTGTAATACTCATAGTAAACCCTGTTTTTATCCTGCACTTCCTTGTAGTAGTTGCGGTGGTACAGTTCCCCGTACTGCATCAGATTTTTAAGCTGTTCTTTCCTTGCTTTTCTCAGTATGGCGGTAAGTGTGTCCCCAAAATCTACCGTCCGCACTTTCTTACGTTTAGTCGGTCCGATAATCGTTTTGTGCTTTGCGCCGTCATAGCGGACGCTCCGCTTTACCTTAAGATACTGTTCCTCAAGGTTGATGTCCTGCCAAGTCAGCCCGCATACCTCGCCGATCCTAAGCCCTGCATAGTAGGCTATCTGTATCGGCAGAACTGCAGAGACATTTTTCTTTTCAAGATAAGCGATAAGTTTCTCATAGTCATCATGGGAAATAGGCTGCGTGCCTGACTGTCCCATATCTTCCTCTGAAAACAAATCCACTTCCTCTGCCTTTCGTTTCAGCTTGATGTACTGCATTGGATTGAACGTAATCAGTTGTTTTGGGAATACCGCAAAACGGAACGACTGCTGTAAAACCGCTGAGAAAGAGTGGATATAGTCTTTGCTCAATCCTTTTTTGACTTTTCCGTCTGGATAAGTCCCTCCGAAAGTAAGCAGGTCAAGGAATGTCTGCAAATGCTCCGCTGTTACGGTTTTTAATCTACGGTCAGCAACAGGGTGTTTCTTAATGCACCGTATCGCACCGAGATAATTTTCCACCGTACCGTTGCTAAGCGTGCCGACTTTCAATTCTTCCTCCGCCCAAATATCGAGCAGTTCCCCAAGCGTGATGTTGTCAGCCTTTGCAATGAATTTCTTTTCCTCGTAATCCTCCATTGCCTGCCGTAACAGCTTTTCCGTCTCGCTCTTGCTTTCCGTACCCGTAAACTCTTTCTGTACCAAGTTGCCGCTTGCGTCCTCCACATAGAAGCGGTAGTACCATTTCTTTCCTTTTTTTCTTACAGAACCTTTTGCCATAATCCGTTCTCCTTTCGATAACGGGCAATCGGAACTGATGAAATGCTTTCTGCGTGTAAGTATATCATGACTCCGATTGCTTTACTATACCGATTCGGATTCTTCCCCCGATACCATAGAAAGAAGATTTGCAAGCTTTACGGTGGCTGTTTCAGGATTTTTGGAATAGATCCTCACAATATCGCCCATATCATTAAACATGTTTACGGTGTGGGTGATTTCCCGAAGGAACATAATCTCGTTATATTCCTTATTCGATTCAAACCCCATTGTCCGGGCGAGTGCGGCATTTTCCGCATTGTCCTTGAAATTCTTACAGGCAAACCGGAAAGAATCCACGAACAGTTCATACTCCCTCAACATCAGCAGCAGTAAATCCTTTGTAAAGTCCGACTCTGCCTGTTCCATGTCAAACGGCAGCTTTGCGAGAATGGAGGACATCACATCACGAATGAATAATTCCCTTTTATCCGTAATGTTTGTTTCGTATTCTTCTGTTTCCCCTTTTAACCACTCCACAGATACATGAAGTGCTTCTGACAGACCTTCCAAGACCAGCTTCTTTGTGTTGTCGATTGTCCCTGCCTCGTAGCGCACGATTGTGGAAGTGGCTACCCCCATCTTCTCTGCGACATAAGGCTGGTTCAGTCCTAACTCCACCCTCCGTTGTTTTGCCCTGCTACCGATCAGCCTGCGCAATTCTTTATCTTTCATATTGATACGCCTCCTTTGTCGGTATGTTTATACTATACCACACCACACACAATAATGCAATATGCAACTTAAAAATAATTTTTATATTATCATAATGCTTGACAAAGGAATATAAAAGCAGTATAGTATCAGTACACGAAAAATTGCGTAATGCAATTCAAAAGGAGGGAAGTTGATGACAGAAACGAAGATTGCAATGACAATCGAGGAAGCATCCGAGTATACGGGAATCGGCAGGAATACCATGAGAAACCTTGTGGAATGGGGAAAGCTGCCGGTCTTAAAAGTCGGGCGAAAGGTACTTATCAAAAGCGATATTTTGGAAAAGTTCATGGAAGTGAACGAGGGAAAGAACCTGCGGGATAAGGGCGATGTAAAAGCGGTAACAAGAAAATCAGCAGTATAAAAGGCGGCTTCTTACGAAACCGCCTCAGGTATGTATCAGACCGAAGCCATGATATACCTACACGCAAATAGATTATATCATGTGCTTCCTTTTGGTACAAGCGGAAATTTGGGGGAATGGCAAAAACAAGTTGAAAAAATAAGTTCATTTTGGAAAACCAACTTAAAAAATCAACTGATTTTGGTATGTTCAGTTGAAAAAGTCAACTGATGTTTCGGGAGGTATTTTCAATGTGATGTAAGATGGCTGCAAAAAGTCAACTGATATTTCTGATTGCACTTTCTACTATCATGGTTGTACTTTTTACTATCATAAGCGACAGCACTTTTTGCTATCATAGTGACATCATTTTGGGCATGATGATAGTATTTTTTGCTATCATAGAGGCTGATTTTACCGGCATAATCCGAACAGTTTCAAGGGAGATTCTCTTCTCTTAAAGCCCTCGGCGTTTGAGAGCGAAATACACCCATTGCACAAACTGCGTTTATGCAATGGGGATTTCGCCCTTGCAGGGGGCAAATTCACGCTAGCGTGAATTACAAATGCTGACGCATTTGTGATTACCGCTATAAGGCGGATATGTTCGCAAACGTGCCGCCTATGCTGCCGCTCACAATCTGTCATGCCGACACTGCTGCTATCCCCGTTGCCATTTGCAGGAGGGAGGACAAAGCACAATACAGAGACATTCATTTATCCGCATGAGCAAGCTGCCCGATGTCAGGGGCAGGATCACTTATATATCCAGCCATGCGAAACAGGAAAACCTGTATGCGGTCTATGAAACGACAGACCGCCGCTATTGGACGGAGCTTGCGAAATGCAACCGGCAGGAATTTGAAAAAAGCGGCACAGAGGGAATGTGCATTGAGGCGAGGGAATTTATCATTGCCCTGCCCGAATCATTCCCTAATCTTTATGAGCCAAACAAGCTGTTGCAGCTTTTTACAGATCGCTTCAAAGAAAAATATGGCGTGGAGTGCGTATCAGCACTGCACCATAACAAACGAAAGACAAATTACCATATCCATCTTATTTTTTCTGAACGGGAACTGTTGCCCGAACCCATAGAAAAAACCGCGACACGCAATATGTTCTATGACGAAAACGGGAGACATGTCCGAACCAAGAAAGAGATACTCGGCGAAAACGGAAATGTCCGCAAAGGCTGTAAAATCGTGAAGAAAGGAGAAGTCTATGAGCGAAGTCTTTTTACCGCCAAGAGTAAGCTGTTCAAGCAGGAAAATTTTGTTGACGAGATAAAGCATTTCTATACCGACCTTATCAATCTTCTTGTAAAAGACGACAAAGAAAAACTTCATGTGTTCGACAGCAGCGGATTGTATCTTGCCACCAAGAAGATAGGGAAAAACAACCCGAAAGCGGAACAGATACAGACCGATAACGAAATGCGTATGCGTTGGAACAGGGAAGTTGACAGGGCAATTGTCAGCGGCGTTCCCGAAACAGAGATACGACAGATAAAGAAAAAATATATCACTGACCGCATCAGAGAATCGGTTGATATATTCGGCAGCCAGCCGGAACGTCTTGGAAGTATTATTATGACCGCTGTTACGGCGTTGGCATTGCTGATTTCTAAAGTATTGGATAAGGCAAGGGAACTGTCAGCAAAGTTATTTGAGAAAGAAACGATACAGCCGGTTGCAGAGCCAAACGAGAGAAGAACGACACAAGTAATACCGCAGACTGATAAAATACCAATGCAGGAAAAAATCACTCATAAAGAACCGACTGCTAATCCATCATCACAGAAACAGGAGTTGCAGGCAAAAACACAGACAACAGAACAGGAAAAACCTAAAATTCCACCAAAGCCTGTTATGTCCGCTGAAGCCACCGCATATCCAAAGCTGCTGAAAATTTATAAGGAATTAAACCGCCAAAACGGAATTATCTTTGATGCGGAGAGGGAACGCAATGAGTTGGAACTGGAGCGTGACAGCCTGAAAGGATTTGCGAAATTGACAAAGAAGGGGGAACTGCAAAGCAGGATTGAGCGCAAAAATGAGGAAATAGACCTTCTCAAAATTGGTTTGTCGGGGATAGTCAAGCGATATGGATTCCAGACGGTGCATGATTTCTACAAAGTCTTTTCTGTCTCTAAAACTGCTAATGCCGAATATCGGGACAAGGTGGATAAATGGGAAGAACAATACGGGGAAAAAGTACAAAAGAAGGAAGAAAGCATATCCAAACGGTTACGGAATTATCAAAGGGAAAATGCAGACAGACAAACAAAACAGATTTCAAAAAGCAGAAACAGAGGGGCAAGATGACATGCCCCTCTAAAATTTTATTAAGATATTTTTGGCTTGTAAAAACTTTACATCTATTTTATAATGCCGCGATATTGGATTTGATTTTTGTCATGTATGATATAGCTGTCACTTCAAGAAACAATAAAAAGCAAAGGAGATTCAAAAAATGAAAACATCAAAAAAATTCTTGGCATTTGCCCTTGTGAGTGTTCTAATGCTGTCTGCATTAACGGGGTGCAGTAATAAGAACGAGGGAGATTCCGGCAAGTTTGACACGGCAAGAGAGATCAATGTACTTACCCGCGAAGATGGTTCGGGGACACGCGGCGCGTTCATAGAGCTGTTTGGAATCGAGCAGAAAAATGAAGCGGGAGAAAAAATTGACTATACAACAGACACCGCCGCCGTTACAAATTCTACGTCTGTTATGATGACAACGGTTGCCGGGGATTTATACTCTATCGGATATATTTCTCTTGGCTCCATGAATGATACTGTAAAAGCGATTCAGATCGACGGCTGCGAAGCAACGATTGAAAATATTAAAAACGGTACTTATGAGATTGCACGTCCCTTTAACATTGCAACAAAAGACGGTTTGAGCGACACGGCGCAGGATTTTATCGACTTCATTATGAGTGCGGACGGTCAAGCGGTGATTGAAGAAAATGGATATATTTCTGTATCTGACGCGGGAAGTTACAGCGGGGAAATGGATTCGGGCAAAATTATTGTAGCGGGTTCCAGCTCTGTCACCCCGGTTATGGAAAAGCTCAAAGAAGCCTATCTTGAGAGAAATCCGGGCGTTACGATTGAGATACAGCAAAGTGATTCTTCTACTGGTATGTCTGACACAATAGACGGAACCTGCGATATAGGCATGGCTTCCCGTGAGCTGAAAGATTCCGAAATGGAAAAAGGACTGACCGCTACCGTAATTGCAATGGACGGTATTACAGTGATTGTTAATAATGACTGTCCCATAAATAACCTTACAAGCGAACAGGTAAAAGATATTTTCATGGGTAATGCGGCTCGTTGGAGTGAAATATCACAGTAGGATTTTAAGGGGCTGCGGTAAGAAAGCCGCCGCCCCTTTTCAATAAGGAGCATGATTATGAAGAATATAAAAGAAAAAGTGATGAAACTGCTTTTTTTCTTGACAGCCCTTGTTTCCATAGCAGCGGTAATTCTAATCTGCATATTCCTGTTTGCAAGCGGTATCCCTGCAATAAAAGAAATAGGCGTTTTCAAATTTTTGCTGGGTACAAGCTGGAAACCTGCAAATAATCTCTATGGGATTCTCCCTATGATCGTCGGCTCTTTCTATGTAACTGCCGGAGCATTGATTATTGGCGTACCGATTGGAATATTGACAGCGGTATTCATGGCAAGATTTGCTCCGAGAAGTATCTATGCGCCTTTGAAAGCTGCTGTTAATCTAATGGCGGGGATTCCGTCGGTTGTGTACGGTTTTTTTGGATTGGTAGTCTTAGTGCCTTTTATCCGGGAAGCCTTTGGCGGGCGCGGTATGAGTGTTCTTACTGCTTCTGTCCTGCTGGGGCTGATGATTTTACCTACCATTATCAGCGTTTCGGAAACTTCAATCCGGGCTGTCCCGGAAAGTTACTATGAGGGAGGGCTTGCTCTTGGAGCTTCCCATGAAAGAAGTGTATTTTTTACGGTTCTTCCCGCAGCAAAGAGCGGTATTTTTGCAGGGGTTGTATTAGGGATTGGGCGGGCAGTCGGTGAAACAATGGCGGTTATGATGGTTGCCGGAAATCAAGCGGTTATCCCGGACAGTATGCTTTCTGGCGTTCGGACACTGACCACAAACATTGTATTGGAAATGGGATATTCTACGGATTTACACCGTGAAGCGTTAATTGGTACGGCTGTTGTTCTGTTTGTTTTCATTCTCATTATCAATCTGTCCCTCTCCCTGTTCAAAAGGAGGGTGAAATAAATGGTTGGGAAATTGAAACGGAAATGGTGCGCATACAGACGCGACCCTAAATCTTTTGTTCTCTTTCTTTCTGTATGCCTTGCAGCATTGATTACAATACTTGCGCTTATTTTTATTATTGCATATATATTGATAAAAGGGATTCCAAATTTAACGCCGGATTTATTTGACAGCAAATATACAACAGAAAACGTGTCCCTGCTTCCAGCACTTATCAATACACTGTTCATTATGCTGCTTTCTCTGCTGTTTGCGGTTCCCGTAGGAATTGGTGCAGCAATTTATCTGACAGAGTACGCAAGACGGGGAAATAAACTGGTTCATATCGTAGGTATTACCGCTGAAACATTGTCCGGGATTCCGTCAATCGTTTATGGGCTGTTCGGTTCCCTGTTCTTTGTAAAATATCTTGGGCTGGGGTTGTCTTTGCTGTCCGGGGCTTTGACTTTGAGCATTATGATTTTGCCACTTATTATGCGGACAACAGAAGAAGCCTTGCGAAGCGTTCCAGACAGTTACCGTGAGGGCAGCTTTGGGCTTGGAGCCGGAAAGCTACGAACCGTATTCTCTATTGTCCTGCCCTGCGCCGTTCCGGGTATTTTGTCCGGCGTTATTCTTGGAATCGGGCGTATCGTCGGGGAATCGGCGGCACTGATCTTTACTGCCGGAACCGTTGCAGAAATAGCAACAAGCATTTTTTCGTCGGCAAGAACTTTATCCGTCCATATGTATTCTATTTCGGGCGAGGGACTGTATATCAAGCAGACTTACGCAACTGCGGTTGTATTATTGGTTGTTGTCATTCTGATAAATGCACTTTCCGGATTTGTAGCAAAAAAGATAGGAGGTAAAAATACAGATGGATAAGATCATGGTTGAGGATTTGGATTTATTCTACGGAAACTTTCAAGCCTTGAAAAAAATAAATGTGGCGTTTAAGGAACACGAAATTACCGCACTGATCGGACCGTCGGGCTGCGGTAAATCGACATTATTAAAAACATTGAACCGAATGAATGACTTGGTGGAGGGCTGCCACATCAAAGGGACTATCCGTTTAGACGGTGAAGATATTTATGGAAATATGGATATTAACCTACTGCGTAAACGTGTGGGAATGGTATTTCAAAAACCGAATCCGTTCCCTATGAGCATTTATGACAATGTTGCCTTTGGAGCAAGGACACATGGTATCCGTTCTAAAGCTGCGCTGGACGAAATTGTAGAGCGTTCCTTAAAGGGGGCGGCAATTTGGGACGAGGTAAAAGACAGGCTGAAAAAATCTGCGCTTGGTATGTCGGGCGGTCAACAGCAGCGTCTTTGCATTGCCCGCGCTTTGGCAGTGGAGCCGGAAGTTTTGCTGATGGACGAACCGACCAGCGCACTTGACCCTATTTCTACGGCAAAGGTAGAGGAACTTGCCGCAGAATTAAAAAAGGACTATACCATTGTCATTGTGACACATAATATGCAACAAGCACTCCGAATTTCCGACAGGACAGCGTTTTTCCTGCTTGGGGAAATGGTGGAGTTTGGAGAAACAGAAAAATTATTCTCCATGCCGCAGGACAAGCGGACAGAGGATTATATTACGGGGAGGTTTGGATAATGCGCCTAAAATTTGATGAACAGTTAGATTTATTAAATAAAGAGTTGATTACAATGGGGGCTTTTTGTGAAAATGCGATTGCTATGTCCGCTAAAGCTCTGACAGAGGGGAATCCCGCGCTTGCAAAGGCTGTTCCCGATCTCTCTGTTCAGATAGACCACAAGGAGCGTGAAATTGAAACTATGTGTCTAAAGCTGCTCTTACAGCAGCAGCCCGTGGCAAAAGATTTGAGGGTTGTATCGTCCGCGCTAAAAATGGTGACAGATATGGCAAGAATCGGAGATCAATCCGCAGACATAGCGGAAATTATCACATTAGCCAATATCCACGCCACCGACGACACACAAGTTATCCATGATATGTCGGTTGCTGTCATTAAAATGGTAACGGACAGTATTGACGCTTTTGTGAAAAAGGATATGCAGATAGCGAAAGCCGTGATAGATTATGATGATGTGGTGGATTCCTATTTCGATAAGGTGAAGAAAATGTTGATTGAACTTTTCAGCAAGCCCGAAACAGACGGTGAGTATGCCATAGACCTGTTAATGATTGCAAAATATTTTGAACGTATCGGAGATCATGCGGTCAATATTGCAAAATGGGTTCTGTTCTCAATCACAGGGAACAAAGAGGGGTGAACATACCGCCATTGATGAAATATAGGTAATATGGTATGATTGAGTTCGGAATATTGCCACAGGAAAGAAAGGAGCAGATTTATATGATTTATTGTGTCGAGGACGACAGCTCTATCCGTGATCTGATGATATACACATTAAATTCTGCCGGATTTAAAGCAAAAGGTTTTGACTGCGCGGACAGCCTTTTTGAAACTTTGCAGACAGAAAAACCCCAGCTTATTATGCTTGATATAATGCTTCCCGGCGAAGATGGCATTTCCATATTGAAAAAACTGCGTATGCAGCCGGCAACAGAGGACGTTCCTGTTATTATGGCAACAGCCAAAGGAACCGAATACGACAAAGTAACCGGGCTTGACTTGGGAGCTGATGATTACCTTGCAAAGCCGTTTGGCATGATGGAAATGATTTCCCGTGTGAAAGCGGTATTGCGCCGTACAAGCCCGAAAGAAGAAACAAAAAAGCTAAAAATTGGAAATTTAGAATTGAATTTGGAAACATATATTGTACTTGTAAACAACGAACGGGTTCAGTTGACACTGAAAGAACATAAGCTGCTCCATACTTTTATGGAAAACCCCGGACGGGTGTTTACACGCGATCAGCTTCTTGAAATGATATGGGGCATTGACTACATAGGCGAAACCCGAACCGTAGATGTTCACATTGGAACACTCCGAACAAAATTAGGCGAATGTGGGAGCTATATTGAAACGGTACGGGGAGTTGGGTATCGAATGGAGGGGGAAGTATGACGAAACGAATTTTTCGTTCAATCTGCCTTGTCGCATTGGCTGTTTTTTTTGCGTCTGTTGTCCTGTTCATGGGTGTTCTGTATGAATACTTTTCAAATGTTGAACAGGCACAGCTAAAAATGCAGACAACCCTTGCCGCACAGGGCGTTACAAATGAGGGCGTTGATTATTTCCATGATTTGAAAGTCAAAAATTATCGTATATCGTGGATTGATGCAGAGGGAAATGTTGTTTTTGATAGTGCGTCTGATACTTCGGAAATGGAAAATCATTTAGAGCGGGAAGAAGTGCGGGAAGCCCTTTCTTCGGGCTATGGTGAAAGCAGACGGTATTCTGCTACTTTGATGGAGCGTTCGTTTTATTCCGCTCAGAAACTCAATGATGGTACCATATTACGGCTTTCCATATCTCAAAATTCTATATTGACGCTCCTTTTAGGCATGACACAGCCGATTTGCATTATATTTGTGATCGCGCTGATTCTTTCTATTGTTTTGGCGATTCAAGTTTCAAAAAAAATAGTAAAGCCATTAAATGAAATTGATCTTGATAATCCGTTGTCAAATGAGGGCTATGATGAGCTTTCCCCTTTTTTACGGCGTATTGACAGCCAGCAAAAACAGCTGCGGGGACAGAAAGCCGAACTTCTCCAAAAAGAGAATGAATTAAATACGATTATCGGCAGCATGAATGAAGGCATGATTCTCCTAAATCAAAAAGGAAAAATTATCAGTATAAACCCTGCGGCAAGAAAACTGTTAGACGCTGACACAGACTGTATCGGTTCTGATATGCTGTCCTTGTGCCGTAATCTTGAATTGCAGGAAATCCTTACGAAAGCCCTGCAAGGGGAACGGGGCGAGAACATTATCCGGCTGTATGGAGAAAGCTATCAAATTGACGCCGATCCGATCACTTCTGAAAATATTGTGAAAGGAGCTGCACTTTTCTTTTTCAATGTGACGGAAAAAGAAAAAGCGGAACAGATACGCCGAGAATTTACCGCTAATGTGTCCCATGAATTAAAAACCCCGCTTCACTCCATTTCCGGGTATGCGGAGCTTTTGAAAAACGATATGGTAAAGGAAAACGATAAAATACCTTTTGCCGGAAAGATTTATGATGAAGCCGGACGTATGATACGGCTTGTAGAGGACATTATCAGTCTTTCGCACCTTGACGAAGGCGCGGGCGATATGCAGAGGGAAAATATCGACTTATACGCATTGGCAGAAAAGGCGGTACAGAGCTTAGAGCCACAGGCAAATACCTTATGTGTCACAT
The sequence above is a segment of the Lachnospiraceae bacterium JLR.KK008 genome. Coding sequences within it:
- a CDS encoding ATP-binding protein — translated: MTKRIFRSICLVALAVFFASVVLFMGVLYEYFSNVEQAQLKMQTTLAAQGVTNEGVDYFHDLKVKNYRISWIDAEGNVVFDSASDTSEMENHLEREEVREALSSGYGESRRYSATLMERSFYSAQKLNDGTILRLSISQNSILTLLLGMTQPICIIFVIALILSIVLAIQVSKKIVKPLNEIDLDNPLSNEGYDELSPFLRRIDSQQKQLRGQKAELLQKENELNTIIGSMNEGMILLNQKGKIISINPAARKLLDADTDCIGSDMLSLCRNLELQEILTKALQGERGENIIRLYGESYQIDADPITSENIVKGAALFFFNVTEKEKAEQIRREFTANVSHELKTPLHSISGYAELLKNDMVKENDKIPFAGKIYDEAGRMIRLVEDIISLSHLDEGAGDMQRENIDLYALAEKAVQSLEPQANTLCVTLELSGVSAPLNGIPQLLYSVIYNLCDNAIKYNHENGKVMVNIQNENGMVVLSVEDTGIGIAPEHQERIFERFYRVDKSHSKAVGGTGLGLSIVKHAAKIHNAKVDVKSHVGKGTTVIVTFPK